In a single window of the Elaeis guineensis isolate ETL-2024a chromosome 8, EG11, whole genome shotgun sequence genome:
- the LOC105050197 gene encoding damage-control phosphatase At2g17340 isoform X1, with amino-acid sequence MESSSPSVPFPLLQTPIESNYRACTIPYRFPSDNPRKATPVEIQWIDLFLNSVPSFRQRAENDPTVSDAPVKAEKFAQRYTAILEDLKKNPESHGGPPDCTLLCRLREQVLRELGFTDIFKKVKDEENAKAISLFKDVVRLNDAIEDEGKRVENLIRGILAGNIFDLGSAQLAEVFAKDGMSFLASCQNLVPRPWVIDDLDVFKMKWIKKSWKKAVIFVDNSGADIILGILPFARELLCRGTKVVLAANDLPSINDVTYPELIDIISKLKDENGQLVGVDASGLLVANSGNDLPVIDLTSVSPELAYLASDADLVILEGMGRAIETNLYAQMKCDSIKIGMVKHPEVAQFLGGRLYDCVFKYNEVSNY; translated from the exons ATGGAGAGCTCGTCTCCATCGGTGCCGTTTCCACTCCTCCAGACGCCGATCGAGTCCAACTACAGGGCCTGCACGATTCCATACCGGTTCCCCTCCGACAATCCCCGAAAGGCGACGCCGGTCGAGATCCAGTGGATTGATCTCTTCCTCAACTCCGTGCCCTCCTTCAG GCAACGAGCAGAGAATGACCCTACAGTTTCTGATGCCCCTGTCAAAGCTGAAAAATTTGCTCAGAG ATACACAGCAATTCTTGAGGACTTGAAGAAAAATCCTGAAAGTCATGGTGGGCCACCAGATTGCACT CTCCTTTGCAGGCTTCGTGAGCAAGTCCTTAGAGAATTGGGATTTACAGATATATTTAAGAAGGTGAAG GATGAGGAGAATGCAAAAGCTATTTCCCTCTTTAAGGATGTTGTTCGGCTTAATGATGCTATTGAAGATGAGGGTAAACGTGTAGAGAACTTGATTAGGGGAATATTGGCTGGCAACATATTTGATTTGGGATCTGCTCAG CTTGCAGAAGTTTTTGCAAAGGATGGCATGTCCTTTTTGGCAAGTTGTCAGAATCTTGTCCCTCGGCCTTGGGTTATTGATGACTTGGATGTGTTTAAAATGAAATGGATTAAGAAGTCTTGGAAAAAG GCTGTCATTTTTGTTGATAATTCTGGTGCAGATATTATACTGGGTATATTGCCATTTGCAAGAGAGTTACTCTGCCGTGGAACAAAG GTGGTTCTAGCAGCTAATGACTTGCCTTCAATCAATGATGTTACATATCCTGAGTTGATTGATATTATTTCAAAG CTGAAGGATGAAAACGGGCAGCTTGTGGGTGTTGATGCATCTGGTCTTCTTGTTGCGAATTCTGGCAATGATTTGCCG GTCATTGATCTTACAAGTGTATCACCAGAGCTAGCATATCTGGCAAGTGATGCAGACCTGGTCATATTGGAGGGAATG GGAAGGGCAATAGAGACTAACCTTTATGCTCAAATGAAATGTGATTCAATCAAGATTGGGATG GTCAAGCATCCAGAGGTTGCTCAGTTCTTGGGAGGGAGGCTTTATGATTGTGTGTTCAAGTACAACGAGGTTTCAAATTACTGA
- the LOC105050197 gene encoding damage-control phosphatase At2g17340 isoform X3, producing the protein MVGHQIALLREQVLRELGFTDIFKKVKDEENAKAISLFKDVVRLNDAIEDEGKRVENLIRGILAGNIFDLGSAQLAEVFAKDGMSFLASCQNLVPRPWVIDDLDVFKMKWIKKSWKKAVIFVDNSGADIILGILPFARELLCRGTKVVLAANDLPSINDVTYPELIDIISKLKDENGQLVGVDASGLLVANSGNDLPVIDLTSVSPELAYLASDADLVILEGMGRAIETNLYAQMKCDSIKIGMVKHPEVAQFLGGRLYDCVFKYNEVSNY; encoded by the exons ATGGTGGGCCACCAGATTGCACT GCTTCGTGAGCAAGTCCTTAGAGAATTGGGATTTACAGATATATTTAAGAAGGTGAAG GATGAGGAGAATGCAAAAGCTATTTCCCTCTTTAAGGATGTTGTTCGGCTTAATGATGCTATTGAAGATGAGGGTAAACGTGTAGAGAACTTGATTAGGGGAATATTGGCTGGCAACATATTTGATTTGGGATCTGCTCAG CTTGCAGAAGTTTTTGCAAAGGATGGCATGTCCTTTTTGGCAAGTTGTCAGAATCTTGTCCCTCGGCCTTGGGTTATTGATGACTTGGATGTGTTTAAAATGAAATGGATTAAGAAGTCTTGGAAAAAG GCTGTCATTTTTGTTGATAATTCTGGTGCAGATATTATACTGGGTATATTGCCATTTGCAAGAGAGTTACTCTGCCGTGGAACAAAG GTGGTTCTAGCAGCTAATGACTTGCCTTCAATCAATGATGTTACATATCCTGAGTTGATTGATATTATTTCAAAG CTGAAGGATGAAAACGGGCAGCTTGTGGGTGTTGATGCATCTGGTCTTCTTGTTGCGAATTCTGGCAATGATTTGCCG GTCATTGATCTTACAAGTGTATCACCAGAGCTAGCATATCTGGCAAGTGATGCAGACCTGGTCATATTGGAGGGAATG GGAAGGGCAATAGAGACTAACCTTTATGCTCAAATGAAATGTGATTCAATCAAGATTGGGATG GTCAAGCATCCAGAGGTTGCTCAGTTCTTGGGAGGGAGGCTTTATGATTGTGTGTTCAAGTACAACGAGGTTTCAAATTACTGA
- the LOC105050197 gene encoding damage-control phosphatase At2g17340 isoform X2: MESSSPSVPFPLLQTPIESNYRACTIPYRFPSDNPRKATPVEIQWIDLFLNSVPSFRQRAENDPTVSDAPVKAEKFAQRYTAILEDLKKNPESHGGPPDCTLLCRLREQVLRELGFTDIFKKDEENAKAISLFKDVVRLNDAIEDEGKRVENLIRGILAGNIFDLGSAQLAEVFAKDGMSFLASCQNLVPRPWVIDDLDVFKMKWIKKSWKKAVIFVDNSGADIILGILPFARELLCRGTKVVLAANDLPSINDVTYPELIDIISKLKDENGQLVGVDASGLLVANSGNDLPVIDLTSVSPELAYLASDADLVILEGMGRAIETNLYAQMKCDSIKIGMVKHPEVAQFLGGRLYDCVFKYNEVSNY; this comes from the exons ATGGAGAGCTCGTCTCCATCGGTGCCGTTTCCACTCCTCCAGACGCCGATCGAGTCCAACTACAGGGCCTGCACGATTCCATACCGGTTCCCCTCCGACAATCCCCGAAAGGCGACGCCGGTCGAGATCCAGTGGATTGATCTCTTCCTCAACTCCGTGCCCTCCTTCAG GCAACGAGCAGAGAATGACCCTACAGTTTCTGATGCCCCTGTCAAAGCTGAAAAATTTGCTCAGAG ATACACAGCAATTCTTGAGGACTTGAAGAAAAATCCTGAAAGTCATGGTGGGCCACCAGATTGCACT CTCCTTTGCAGGCTTCGTGAGCAAGTCCTTAGAGAATTGGGATTTACAGATATATTTAAGAAG GATGAGGAGAATGCAAAAGCTATTTCCCTCTTTAAGGATGTTGTTCGGCTTAATGATGCTATTGAAGATGAGGGTAAACGTGTAGAGAACTTGATTAGGGGAATATTGGCTGGCAACATATTTGATTTGGGATCTGCTCAG CTTGCAGAAGTTTTTGCAAAGGATGGCATGTCCTTTTTGGCAAGTTGTCAGAATCTTGTCCCTCGGCCTTGGGTTATTGATGACTTGGATGTGTTTAAAATGAAATGGATTAAGAAGTCTTGGAAAAAG GCTGTCATTTTTGTTGATAATTCTGGTGCAGATATTATACTGGGTATATTGCCATTTGCAAGAGAGTTACTCTGCCGTGGAACAAAG GTGGTTCTAGCAGCTAATGACTTGCCTTCAATCAATGATGTTACATATCCTGAGTTGATTGATATTATTTCAAAG CTGAAGGATGAAAACGGGCAGCTTGTGGGTGTTGATGCATCTGGTCTTCTTGTTGCGAATTCTGGCAATGATTTGCCG GTCATTGATCTTACAAGTGTATCACCAGAGCTAGCATATCTGGCAAGTGATGCAGACCTGGTCATATTGGAGGGAATG GGAAGGGCAATAGAGACTAACCTTTATGCTCAAATGAAATGTGATTCAATCAAGATTGGGATG GTCAAGCATCCAGAGGTTGCTCAGTTCTTGGGAGGGAGGCTTTATGATTGTGTGTTCAAGTACAACGAGGTTTCAAATTACTGA
- the LOC105050198 gene encoding cysteine protease XCP2 — protein sequence MESMKLSLLLLSLCLTACSAVPKDFSIVGYSEDDLTLQERLIDLFETWMAKHSKSYANLEEKLRRFEIFKDNLKHIDETNKKRSSYWLGLNEFADMSHEEFRGKYLGLKPHLPGERDATSKSSKPFMCENSVPLPKSVDWRKKGAVTQVKNQGACGSCWAFSTVAAVEGINQIVTGNLTSLSEQELIDCDNTFNSGCNGGLMDSAFAFIVANGLRSEEDYPYLMEEGTCEEKRVHQRVVTISGYQDVPVNSEQSLLKALAHQPVSVAIEASGRDFQFYTGGVFDGACGTELDHGLTAVGYGSSKGQDYIIVKNSWGPKWGEKGYIRMKRNIGKPEGLCGINTMASYPTKKK from the exons ATGGAGTCCATGaagctctcccttctccttctctctctttgccTCACTGCATGCTCGGCGGTTCCGAAAGATTTTTCCATCGTTGGCTACTCAGAAGACGACCTGACGTTGCAAGAGAgactgatcgatctcttcgaaACATGGATGGCCAAACACAGTAAGTCCTACGCCAACCTCGAAGAGAAACTGCGGAGGTTTGAGATCTTCAAAGACAATCTGAAGCACATCGACGAGACGAACAAGAAGAGGAGCAGCTACTGGCTTGGGCTGAATGAGTTCGCAGACATGAGCCATGAGGAGTTCAGGGGGAAGTATCTCGGACTGAAGCCTCACTTGCCAGGTGAAAGGGATGCCACATCCAAGTCCTCAAAGCCTTTCATGTGCGAGAATTCTGTGCCCCTGCCCAAGTCGGTGGATTGGAGAAAGAAGGGAGCAGTGACCCAAGTGAAGAACCAAGGAGCTTGTG GGAGTTGCTGGGCTTTCTCGACGGTGGCGGCGGTTGAGGGCATCAACCAGATAGTGACAGGGAACTTGACGTCGCTGTCTGAGCAGGAACTGATCGACTGCGACAATACATTCAACAGCGGGTGCAATGGAGGGTTGATGGACTCCGCCTTTGCGTTCATCGTTGCTAATGGACTCCGCAGTGAGGAAGACTACCCTTACCTCATGGAGGAGGGCACCTGTGAGGAAAAGAGG GTTCATCAAAGAGTCGTAACCATCAGCGGCTATCAGGATGTGCCGGTGAACAGCGAACAGAGCCTGCTCAAGGCGTTGGCCCACCAGCCTGTTAGTGTTGCCATAGAGGCCTCTGGCAGGGACTTCCAGTTCTACACAGGG GGTGTTTTTGATGGAGCTTGTGGGACCGAACTGGATCACGGACTGACAGCTGTTGGGTATGGATCGTCCAAGGGCCAAGATTACATCATTGTGAAGAACTCATGGGGACCGAAATGGGGAGAGAAAGGGTACATTAGGATGAAGAGGAACATAGGGAAACCTGAAGGGCTGTGTGGCATAAACACGATGGCTTCTTATCCTacgaaaaaaaaatga